The Humulus lupulus chromosome 7, drHumLupu1.1, whole genome shotgun sequence region aagtgtggcttactttcatgtttttggatgtgtttgttacattttgagagatagagaaaatcttggtaaatttgatgctaagagtgatgaaggtgtttttattggatactccactaacagtagggcctatcgtgtgtataacatgagaacccaaactgtaatggagtcggcTAACGTGGTTATTGATGATtccagggatttttctgagttttctactgaggaagaaattgaaaggtttattgatgaacctactgaaaaacacgaagaagcttgtgtcagtgatactactgttgCAACGTCTGGTCCGTCTGTTCCAACAAATCACGAATCCGATGAAACAGATTCTGgacagacagaaaagaaatttccagatattattttggatgaagtccaaaaggagccatcaaccagagttaagttaaatcatccaacagatttaatacttggaaatccaaaagacggtatggtaacacgaagaaggtttagtaatgttgttcaatttgtttgtttcttatctctaattgagcctaaaaatgtgaaagaagctttaactgatgaaaattggattaaagctatgcatgaggaattagaacaattttttagaaacaaagtgtggatccttgtgccaagaccgttgcatactaatattattggcacaaaatggattttcaaaaataaatctgatgaatttggtacaattgtgcgaaataaagcaagattagtggcacaaggatacacacaagtggaaggaatagactttgaagaaacatttgcacctgttgcaagacttgaatcaattagattattattgtctattgcttgcttgattggtttcaggttgttccaaatggatgtcaaatccgcatttctcaatgggatcttgaatgaagaggtatacgttgaacaacccaaagggtttgaagatccccatgcacctgatcatgtttacaaattggagaaagctctatatggtttgaagcaagcccctcgggcttggtatgagagactctctcaatttcttgtttctcatggatacaaaaggggtggagtagataaaactctatttatcaaaaatattaaatctaacataattattgctcagatttatgttgatggatattgtatttggttctacttctgacaatgaggtgcaggtatttgtgaagcaaatgaaagaggaatttgaaatgagcatggtgggagaattgacctatttcttaggtttacaagtcaagcaattagatgaaggcacatttatttctcaaagcaaatatgctaagaacttggtgaaaaagtttggacttgaaagttcaaagatatccaaaacaccaatgggaacgactgtgaagctatccaaagatgaaaatggtgtcaaagtggATCCTACATtgtataggagcatgattggtagtcttctttatctcactgctagtcgacctgatttgagttatagtgttggtgtgtgcgccaggtaccaaggaaatcccatggagtctcatgttgcagctgtcaaaagaataattcgatatgttcatgggactgttgattatggtatttggtattcaaaagaaactaaccctaatctagtgtgttttagtgatgctgattgggcaggtaacacggatgacagaaaaagcactagtggaggatgtttcttcttgggaaataatcttgtttcttggcacagcaagaaacagaattctatttctctctcaacagctgaggccgaatacattgcagcgggaagttgttgtgcacaacttttgtggatgaagcaaatgatgatggattatgggtttgatcttgacactttaactattttttgtgataatacaagtgcaattaatatttcaaaaaatcctgtgcaacattctcgtactaaacatattgatattcgtcatcatttcataagagaattagttgaaaataaagttcttgtcttggaatatattgaaacacataaacaaattgcagatattttcactaaagctcttgattcggttcgctttgatttcctccgaaaatctttgggggtttgttctctttaaattttCTTGCTATGGTGTTGTCCGCTTGATCTAATGTGTGTTATTTTTGGTTAAGAAAATTGCTaatcaatttgaaaattttgttgtgtgtcaagctggataatctgtcttgtgtttatgaatctttggttgtatattcttgagagaaatttaatcaattcctcctaggcatattcgagtaaattaatcaatgtttaatgtttgagcttccttttgtgtagcattgtttcaagctcctgtgcaagaatagagctacctgcatcagtgtgtgaaagccgtcttttgagtaagttggaactttgtaattcggagttatgaagaggatacgctaccatagaaaagggttactactggtgtagtgtgacagcgtcttcatgggttacaattattttaatttcgaaaaagacttatttgtcattgggcaatgttcccttgcatacactgtcacacacttatgcttgaaacaaTGCAATAAAAATTGTGcacagttttaaaaaaaaaaaaaaaatgtgtgtaagactcatacatgttgTTTGATTCACTTaaagaatatgtgcttgtgactgaattgtgctttatttctctcgaatattctttctaaattttacattttcacaagtgttcttatctttgatttacactaacacttattttcatttgcttgattttattcttatcatGATGACTCTCTTTGATCAAAGCAGATTTTTCTTgggttgagtttttatttttgttcatatatataaaataataattgataataaaaaaaaaaatgatgataatcAAGGAAATACATGGTGGACCGAATCATTGTGGTGATTATGAGAAATTTTGCATTTaattgtgtgatttaatatattctttgtctccaaggaatTTATTTTTGTCTTCTTTCTCATTTTGGAATATcatgatttgtatctttattgtTTTGTCCTTTGTTTAggattttggttttaaaaaaaaaataaataaaaaaaggaaaaagtCAATAAGGAGATCGTGTGGGGTATTTATTTCTGGTTACCTTTTTTGGTTTGGGTGTTTATATATATTCCATCTTTATaaacatattttttattaatataaaaaaaaaaaggaaagttgTACGAGTATCGTGTGTCTTAAAGATTGTTTCCTTTTCTtggttaattaaaacaatttttttaataaaaaagggAAACCTCTTTTTGCCGTGGGTATTCATTTTGGGTaagtaatttattttaaaaaggcATGCCATTACCCTATTTCCTCTCACCCACGATTTCACTCAGTTATCTcttctccttctattttttttttctctcattttctggTAAGTGTTTTTGTTTTACAGAGAAAAAATGGTGAGAACTCGTGGTGCTTCCTCCAAGAAGATCCCTGTTTCTCAATCCCGAAAGGTGCCATCTCCTTCGCCTCCTCCGTCTGTGTCAACGGCGCCTCCTTCTGTTCCAACAGCTCCCACATCTGTTGGAAAGTCCTGCAAATCCAAGGCACGCAAGAAGGTGTTTTCGCTCTCTCATGAACATCCTATGGTGTTTCCAGATATCTCTGCTGATATTGTTGCACCACCATCTGAAGTGGTGGTGCCCTCTCGAGCCAAGGACCATTCTCCTCTTCCGTTTGATTCGTGTTTGGAGGCTAGGGCAAAATCGAAATTTGTTTCCTCCTCTTCCAAAGCTGCTGCTGCTGGGTTGCTCAAATTGCCTTTGAAGCCGAGTCAGTCCAAGAAAAATTCTGTGACTCCCAAAAGGAAATTGGGGTTGGACGCGTCTCTTTCTCCTTTGTTTGCTGCCAAGAAAAAATTGAAGGCTCATCCCCCTTCACTGTCCTCCTCCGAATCTGATCCTGAGGAAGATAAGTCAGAATCTGAAGCAACTCATGATACCACATTGTCTGATGAAACGGTTCCTGACATTGCAGaatcagaggctgagtctgatgAGCCAGAAAAAGAAGACACTATCCCCTCTGAACAAGAAGCCGAATCTGACTCAGACCACATTGCATCTCCTTTGCCATCCAAAGCTAAAGGGAAGAAACCTATTTCTGGTTCTACACCTTCACCAAAACATTCAGGTGTAAATTTCAAACCCTATTCTTCCATTTTTTGCCATAATGATAATGTACGTGATATGGTTCTATATGCTCAAAGGAAATTTATCATTGAAAGAAATTATGTCTTGAGTGATCATCGTCCTTTTGCTGTGCTAACAATGCTTCAAGATCGACAATGGACAGGTTCTTTGGTTAAATTTTCTGGTTTTGTGGATAAAATagtcaaggaattctatgccaatcttACTAATGAAATTATTGAACCTTCATCTCCTCTGTATAATAAAGTGTTTGTTAGGGGCCAttggttctctttttctcctcaaGACATTGCTCTTGCTTTACATCTTCCCCTTGATGTCGAGGATGATGTTGATGGTGCTTCTCTTGACAAAGACATGGTTATCACTGAGTTGGTCGGACAAAAAATGGTATGGCCATCTAACACAGTCATCTCAGTCTCCAATCTCACCTACACTTATGATGTCCTCCATAAGTTTGCAACAACAAATTGGAAGCCCACATCTCACACGGCCACTATCTCTTTTGATATGGCAACATTTTTGTACAAAGTGGGGACCGGTCTTGGTATAAATTTGGCTTCGATTATTCATGATCAAATCATTGGGTTTCGCAAAGGTAACAGGAAAAACTTGAATCTTCCTTTTCCTCaagttatttataaagtgttgagtaTGCAGAAACAAGACCTCCAACGTGATCAAGAAGACTTGGTGGCCCCAACTACTGCTGCTTCCTACAAGGCCTCTGCCCCTCCTACTGAAGCCACTGCTACTCCGTCCTCCAAGAAAGTCAAGCCTCAATCTCTGAAGATCGCCTCGGATGACTTCCCTCATGCCTCCTCCTCTGTTGCCACAGATTCAGGACTTGTTGCAACCGAAATAGCTGCTGTTCGAGCCTCTGTTGATTCTTTGACTGCTCGAGTGATGTCAATTGAAGGACTGCAACGTTCTGTGTTGGAGGTTGTTCAATCTCTGTCCAAAGCTCCAATTGTTTAGTTTTATTCTCGTTTTTGTCCATTAAACATTGCTACTCTTGTTTTAGTTTTATGGTTCTTTGGCTactttgaaagacacaaagggggagagtagaTTTCCAAAACCTGTCtgattgtttgtttgtttaactctggaccttcttattttgagggggagttaagtctagtTTATTTACATGTTTGTTATAAGTTCATGCATGTTTGCAAGGGGAGTTCCTTCTCTTTACTTatcactaacatttgtgttgcaggttttctgaattaattttgtctatcaaattgccaaagggggagattgtaaaatcttttattggcatttttgataataaagacaaaattaattaaaagggtattttcgaaattaatagtttcctcttttgtaatattttgtggtaaatttcgaaaatgggtagtttctTGTTTTGGTGAAATATGTCTTTAtatattcagatttttatttatgtgttaaataaaataaatatatatattttcctataaaagattatttttttcttgaaatggaaattattagtatttatttgatttatttgatttggttgcccagaaatcgtgtacagcttgcaataataaaagatatattgtttccttatttatttaaggaaactaggttgaaaaaactgtccaggttcaatgaatctgtttgaacggattgccagtctgtttgaacagattctgactttcctgttttggaagattttccatttatgggCTGTTTGATTTCTGACTTGTTTTCCACGACCTTAAGGGATTCTAAACAGTATATAATCATCCATAGGTCattggtttttgatcatctctcttggtgtattattttccaaatatttttcaagttttagagagactttttattatgtgaagaactttagtccagcaagttcttattggtttattacagtgtacttctgtattgttttctttgtgttaattgtgcaggttgaacacacttggacattggtcatcaagcttcgggagaagtcttgttcgtgagtcacttttcgggaggaaaagtgcaagtgttatgatttgaagggagttcaagatcttagcacttcagaaatttgattagaagtttagattacaacagttgcgacaaattcaagagggagtctttatttgtataagtcaatttggttttgtaatcatttagatattcttctaataaatttcattctctaggcgtggcctcgtggactagtagcaatctgcaaagattgctgataccacgtaaaaattcgtgtgttctttactttatgttcgtttttatcttctggtcacaaactgtttaaacatatctggtgtCTGTtcaaacatttctgtaacagtttaacaattaattatttaatttaaataattaagttggtaatcttaaaaaacggaatttcataaACCATAATTTCATTTACACACTAATTTGTACTATATTTCTCGAAACAaattattatgtttatttatgtttccggttcgtgaacagttttcagcgtgaTTGTTTTATGATTGCatttattatagttatttagagcatcctgcaatttttcaggaaatttcgaataatttacagtaccgaaaattatgTTCAAACAGATTGTTGCACACGtgaataattatttttatgcgcatggaaaacaacatgttcgaacctagttttcggcactgtaaattattcgaaatttcttaaaaatttgcaggaagctctaaataactacaatatacataatgatcataaaaaaatcgcaccgaaaattATTCATGAGTCGGAAAACACAAAAGATATGCACCTGTGCATACTTCTTTTTAGGTATGCAACATAGAATTATCCAATAATTTTATACTTAGCTTTAAATACATAACATTCTCGGTTGGTCACATAAAACTTTCTAAGGAACTTCAAAACAACTCACTTTTAGTGAATCTTCTTTCTCATTGGTCATGACTCATAGTTCTTGAAATTTACATTTTCACCATTAGATTGGTTTATATTGTGAAAATCCCACATGAAATTATATaagtgttgtttggtaacacttacaaaaatagttttttatttaattaattaaaaattttacaattaaatataaaatataaaatgtgtttggtaactctatttttatttattatttttttaaattttaattaaaattttgaaaatagaatttttccactttcaaaatttttttaaacaattttcaatttttttcttctcttcttcaaatcttcacctcatattgttaaacaaaaaataaaaattatcaaacgcgtttattattttttgtttttaaaaacaaaaaaacaaaaatagttaccaaacatatttttatttttttaaaataaagaaacaaaaataaaataatatttctatttttgtgtttaaaaaattcaaaaacaatttttttaccaAACGACCCATAGCTAGTTACCAATTCGAAATACCTCTTTTATTTTATGTAAGTGCATTAAATTCAGATAAGAAACTTGGTAGACC contains the following coding sequences:
- the LOC133789721 gene encoding uncharacterized protein LOC133789721, translated to MVRTRGASSKKIPVSQSRKVPSPSPPPSVSTAPPSVPTAPTSVGKSCKSKARKKVFSLSHEHPMVFPDISADIVAPPSEVVVPSRAKDHSPLPFDSCLEARAKSKFVSSSSKAAAAGLLKLPLKPSQSKKNSVTPKRKLGLDASLSPLFAAKKKLKAHPPSLSSSESDPEEDKSESEATHDTTLSDETVPDIAESEAESDEPEKEDTIPSEQEAESDSDHIASPLPSKAKGKKPISGSTPSPKHSGVNFKPYSSIFCHNDNVRDMVLYAQRKFIIERNYVLSDHRPFAVLTMLQDRQWTGSLVKFSGFVDKIVKEFYANLTNEIIEPSSPLYNKVFVRGHWFSFSPQDIALALHLPLDVEDDVDGASLDKDMVITELVGQKMVWPSNTVISVSNLTYTYDVLHKFATTNWKPTSHTATISFDMATFLYKVGTGLGINLASIIHDQIIGFRKGNRKNLNLPFPQVIYKVLSMQKQDLQRDQEDLVAPTTAASYKASAPPTEATATPSSKKVKPQSLKIASDDFPHASSSVATDSGLVATEIAAVRASVDSLTARVMSIEGLQRSVLEVVQSLSKAPIV